In a single window of the Cucurbita pepo subsp. pepo cultivar mu-cu-16 chromosome LG18, ASM280686v2, whole genome shotgun sequence genome:
- the LOC111779727 gene encoding pentatricopeptide repeat-containing protein At5g56310 — MRWSLSRLCKSSSSFVESTIFTAPFALTSLLSNCRDSRHIYQIHGFMLHRALDQDNLLLSRFIDACSSLGLYLYAFSVFSNKTHPDLRLYNTAVKALSQTSSPINAISLYSRILIEGLRPDSYTIPFVLKAVVQLSAVEVGRQIHTQTVSSGLDTDVNVATSLIQMYSFCGCVSDARKLFDLVDFKDVALWNAMVAGYVKVAELNSARKVFDKMPQRNVISWTALIAGYAQTNRPDAAIELFRKMQLEKVEPDEIAMLAVLSACADLGALELGEWIHNYIEKHSLCRIVPLYNALIDMYAKSGNIGRALEVFENMKHKSVITWSTMIAAMALHGLGGQAIDMFLRMEKARVRPNEVTFIAILSACSHVGMVDVGRYYFNRMQSVYKIQPRIEHYGCMIDLLARAGYLQEAQELFQDMPYEANAAIWGSLLAASNTHRDAELAEQALRHLAKLEPENSGNYTLLSNTYAALGRWNESGMVRKVMRNAGVKKAPGGSFIEINNRVHEFLAGDRSESQLHGIYPVLCNIIVQLKMAGSYPEEWSKFLNYDE; from the coding sequence ATGCGTTGGTCCCTCTCCCGCCTCTGCAaatcgtcttcttccttcgTCGAATCCACCATTTTCACAGCCCCTTTCGCGTTAACTTCCCTTCTCAGCAACTGCCGCGACTCTCGCCACATTTATCAAATCCATGGCTTCATGTTGCACAGAGCTCTCGATCAGGACAATCTCCTCCTCAGCCGATTCATCGATGCTTGTTCATCTCTTGGTCTCTATTTATATGCTTTTTCCGTCTTCTCAAACAAAACCCACCCCGATCTTCGTCTCTACAACACCGCCGTTAAAGCGCTATCGCAGACCTCCTCACCCATTAACGCCATTTCGCTTTACTCCAGGATTTTGATTGAGGGGTTGCGGCCTGATTCGTACACTATTCCCTTTGTTTTGAAGGCCGTCGTTCAGTTGTCCGCCGTTGAAGTGGGGCGGCAGATTCATACCCAGACGGTTTCTTCGGGTTTGGATACGGATGTGAATGTTGCTACTTCGTTGATTCAAATGTATTCCTTTTGTGGGTGTGTTTCTGACGCTCGTAAGCTGTttgatttagttgattttaaGGATGTAGCTTTGTGGAACGCCATGGTTGCTGGTTATGTTAAAGTTGCAGAGCTTAACAGTGCGCGTAAGGTGTTCGACAAAATGCCTCAAAGAAATGTGATATCATGGACTGCCTTGATTGCTGGGTATGCCCAAACCAATAGGCCTGATGCAGCGATTGAGCTCTTCAGGAAGATGCAGCTTGAGAAAGTGGAGCCTGATGAAATTGCAATGTTGGCTGTGCTCTCCGCTTGTGCTGATCTGGGTGCTCTTGAACTTGGGGAGTGGATCCATAACTACATTGAAAAGCATAGTTTGTGCAGGATTGTTCCATTGTACAACGCCCTTATAGACATGTATGCAAAATCAGGCAACATAGGAAGAGCACTGGAAGTTTTTGAGAACATGAAGCATAAGAGTGTCATAACCTGGTCCACCATGATTGCTGCCATGGCTCTTCACGGCCTCGGAGGACAAGCTATCGACATGTTCCTTCGAATGGAGAAGGCAAGAGTCAGGCCAAATGAAGTAACATTCATAGCAATCCTATCTGCTTGCAGCCATGTTGGAATGGTGGATGTGGGTCGTTATTATTTCAACAGAATGCAGTCAGTATACAAAATTCAGCCAAGAATTGAGCACTATGGCTGCATGATCGATCTGCTGGCTCGTGCTGGCTATCTTCAAGAGGCACAGGAGCTGTTTCAGGACATGCCATATGAAGCAAATGCAGCGATATGGGGGTCGCTTCTTGCTGCTTCCAATACACATAGGGATGCCGAACTCGCAGAGCAGGCTTTGAGGCATCTAGCTAAGCTAGAGCCTGAAAACAGTGGGAATTATACGCTTTTATCCAACACATATGCTGCTCTTGGCAGGTGGAATGAATCTGGGATGGTGAGGAAGGTGATGAGAAATGCAGGGGTAAAGAAGGCTCCTGGTGGAAgctttattgaaattaataacaGAGTGCACGAGTTCCTGGCTGGAGATCGGTCAGAGTCTCAGTTACATGGGATTTATCCAGTTTTGTGCAACATAATTGTGCAGCTCAAAATGGCCGGGTCATACCCAGAGGAATGGAGTAAGTTTCTTAACTACGATGAGTGA
- the LOC111780198 gene encoding transcription factor Pur-alpha 1-like gives MEGNSGGGGAGIGGTTAGGVAAGGVSGGGGGGGGNDVELMCKTLQVEHKLFYFDLKENPRGRYLKISEKTSATRSTIIVPFSGIPWFLDLFNYYINSDDPEVFSKELQLDTKVFYFDIGENRRGRFLKVSEASVSRNRSTIIVPAGSNRDEGWSAFRNILAEINEASRLFMLPNQENSEHSEHLVGLSDDVGAGFISGHSSQPAPTSDLNVDRQVDLSAQDDMGNLGVSKVIRADQKRFFFDLGSNNRGHFLRISEVAGADRSSIILPLSGLKQFYEIVGHFVEITKDRIEGMTGVNVRTVDPPHR, from the exons ATGGAGGGGAATTCCGGCGGAGGGGGAGCGGGAATTGGGGGAACGACAGCCGGCGGCGTGGCGGCGGGAGGAGTATCgggcggcggtggcggcggcggagggaACGACGTGGAGCTGATGTGCAAAACGCTGCAGGTGGAACACAAGCTTTTCTACTTCGATCTGAAGGAGAATCCCAGAGGCCGATATTTGAAGATATCAGAGAAAACATCGGCTACAAGGTCAACGATCATTGTTCCCTTCTCTGGGATTCCATGGTTCTTAGATCTCTTCAATTACTATATCAATTCCGATGATCCGGAGGTTTTTAGCAAGGAATTGCAGCTCGACACAAAG GTGTTTTATTTCGACATCGGCGAGAATCGGAGGGGTCGTTTCTTGAAG GTATCTGAAGCTTCTGTTAGTCGAAACCGCAGCACCATTATCGTTCCTGCTGGAAGCAACCGGGACGAGGGATGGTCTGCATTTAGGAACATTTTGGCAGAAATCAATGAAGCATCTAGGCTTTTCATGCTGCCCAATCAG GAAAATTCTGAACATTCAGAACATCTTGTCGGACTTTCAGACGATGTCGGTGCAGGCTTCATATCAGGTCATAGTAGTCAACCTGCTCCAACCTCTGACTTGAATGTAGATAGACAAGTAGACTTGTCAGCTCAAGATGACATGGGCAATCTGGGTGTTTCAAAAGTTATCCGAGCTGATCAGAAAAGATTCTTTTTCGATCTCGGAAGTAACAACCGGGGTCATTTCTTGAGGATATCTGAG GTTGCAGGGGCGGATCGTTCTTCAATCATTCTCCCATTGTCAGGTCTTAAGCAGTTCTATGAAATAGTGGGACATTTTGTGGAGATCACCAAGGATAGGATTGAAGGAATGACAGGCGTGAACGTTAGGACCGTGGATCCGCCTCACAGGTAA
- the LOC111779608 gene encoding protein FATTY ACID EXPORT 2, chloroplastic-like yields MAEVLAGVSQASLVFRPRVGGALRSNNFSIRRLQFQSTIGRGISFDCKKVVSAIRATDSENDIEIYPDATGGDSSDKGIHGDGGGGSGGGKGGRGDNDGNSGEGEESNDSSRKKALSMSQKLTLGYAALVGVGGLMGYLKSGSQKSLMAGGVSASLLLVVYKLLPSNPVLASSLGLGLSASLLVVMGSRFKNSGKIFPAGIVSLVSFVMTGGYMHGILRSAH; encoded by the exons atggcGGAGGTTTTAGCCGGAGTGTCTCAGGCGTCATTAGTTTTCCGGCCGCGAGTCGGTGGAGCTCTGAGGAgcaataatttttcaattagACGCCTGCAATTTCAATCTACAATCGGTAGAG GGATTTCCTTTGATTGTAAGAAAGTAGTATCTGCTATCCGTGCGACCGACTCTGAAAATGACATCGAGATTTATCCAGACGCCACTGGCGGTGATTCTTCTGATAAAGGGATTCACGGCGATGGAGGAGGTGGTAGCGGCGGAGGTAAAGGTGGTAGAGGCGATAATGATGGCAATAGCGGGGAGGGAGAGGAATCTAATGACAGCAGCCGGAAGAAAGCTTTGTCAATGTCGCAGAAATTAACTCTTGGATATGCAGCACTAGTAGGAG TTGGCGGCTTAATGGGATATTTGAAAAGTGGCAGCCAAAAGTCGCTCATGGCAGGGGGAGTCTCAGCCTCACTGTTACTTGTCGTTTATAAACTGCTCCCCAGCAACCCTGTTCTTGCATCGTCTCTGGGTCTTG GCCTGTCTGCTTCGCTACTGGTAGTAATGGGATCTCGTTTCAAGAATTCGGGGAAGATATTTCCAGCCGGTATCGTATCTCTCGTGTCGTTTGTAATGACTGGAGGTTACATGCATGGAATTTTACGTAGCGCGCATTGA
- the LOC111780717 gene encoding vacuolar protein sorting-associated protein 27-like isoform X1 — protein sequence MSVEPPPFQEAARCDVCKCSFNTFRRRHHCRCCGRTLCHEHSSFQMALPQFGIQSSVRVCGDCFNVSSQSREVGQPPSLAVVDQVADTVSKLNLDGDVNSEPKPAVEHQPAFGISDCKCGMPLCICETPVQSMETEAVPSQKKTASTSTQYNSKPKKSDSNLRNRGSTSNSKLRNLAADESRINYEASGEGLREAIKNGDTIAVKKLLSEGVDANYHDKQGLSLLHVAAVFNQTDIVFALIESGASLDYKNAQGETPLDCAPASLQYKIREKMGGQ from the exons ATGTCGGTGGAGCCTCCTCCTTTCCAGGAAGCAGCGCGCTGCGATGTCTGCAAATGCAGTTTCAACACCTTCCGGCGAAGG CATCATTGCCGATGCTGTGGAAGGACGTTGTGCCACGaacattcttcttttcaaatg GCCTTGCCGCAGTTCGGTATTCAATCCTCTGTTAGAGTTTGTGGTGACTGTTTCAATGTCTCCTCTCA ATCCAGAGAAGTTGGTCAACCACCATCGTTAGCTGTAGTCGATCAAGTTGCAGACACAGTTTCCAAACTAAACCTTGATGGGGATGTAAATTCTGAGCCTAAACCAGCTGTGGAGCATCAACCTGCGTTCGGCATTTCAGATTGCAAGTGTGGAATGCCATTATGTATTTGTGAAACACCAGTCCAGTCTATGGAAACAGAAGCAGTTCCTTCGCAG AAGAAAACAGCTTCCACCTCTACTCAGTACAATTCAAAACCAAAGAAGAGTGATTCCAATCTAAGGAATAGAGGATCCACCTCCAACAGCAAGCTTCG GAATCTTGCAGCAGATGAATCGAGGATTAATTATGAAGCAAGTGGCGAG GGGTTAAGGGAAGCTATCAAGAATGGTGACACTATTGCTGTCAAGAAACTTTTGAGCGAG GGCGTAGATGCAAATTACCATGACAAACAAGGACTGTCTTTGCTGCATGTG GCGGCGGTCTTTAATCAGACTGATATTGTTTTTGCCCTCATTGAAAGCGGGGCTAGCCTGGACTACAAAAATGCTCAAG GAGAAACGCCATTGGATTGTGCTCCAGCTTCTTTGCAATATAAGATACGAGAGAAGATGGGAGGGCAGTGA
- the LOC111780717 gene encoding vacuolar protein sorting-associated protein 27-like isoform X2 has product MSVEPPPFQEAARCDVCKCSFNTFRRRHHCRCCGRTLCHEHSSFQMALPQFGIQSSVRVCGDCFNVSSQSREVGQPPSLAVVDQVADTVSKLNLDGDVNSEPKPAVEHQPAFGISDCKCGMPLCICETPVQSMETEAVPSQKTASTSTQYNSKPKKSDSNLRNRGSTSNSKLRNLAADESRINYEASGEGLREAIKNGDTIAVKKLLSEGVDANYHDKQGLSLLHVAAVFNQTDIVFALIESGASLDYKNAQGETPLDCAPASLQYKIREKMGGQ; this is encoded by the exons ATGTCGGTGGAGCCTCCTCCTTTCCAGGAAGCAGCGCGCTGCGATGTCTGCAAATGCAGTTTCAACACCTTCCGGCGAAGG CATCATTGCCGATGCTGTGGAAGGACGTTGTGCCACGaacattcttcttttcaaatg GCCTTGCCGCAGTTCGGTATTCAATCCTCTGTTAGAGTTTGTGGTGACTGTTTCAATGTCTCCTCTCA ATCCAGAGAAGTTGGTCAACCACCATCGTTAGCTGTAGTCGATCAAGTTGCAGACACAGTTTCCAAACTAAACCTTGATGGGGATGTAAATTCTGAGCCTAAACCAGCTGTGGAGCATCAACCTGCGTTCGGCATTTCAGATTGCAAGTGTGGAATGCCATTATGTATTTGTGAAACACCAGTCCAGTCTATGGAAACAGAAGCAGTTCCTTCGCAG AAAACAGCTTCCACCTCTACTCAGTACAATTCAAAACCAAAGAAGAGTGATTCCAATCTAAGGAATAGAGGATCCACCTCCAACAGCAAGCTTCG GAATCTTGCAGCAGATGAATCGAGGATTAATTATGAAGCAAGTGGCGAG GGGTTAAGGGAAGCTATCAAGAATGGTGACACTATTGCTGTCAAGAAACTTTTGAGCGAG GGCGTAGATGCAAATTACCATGACAAACAAGGACTGTCTTTGCTGCATGTG GCGGCGGTCTTTAATCAGACTGATATTGTTTTTGCCCTCATTGAAAGCGGGGCTAGCCTGGACTACAAAAATGCTCAAG GAGAAACGCCATTGGATTGTGCTCCAGCTTCTTTGCAATATAAGATACGAGAGAAGATGGGAGGGCAGTGA
- the LOC111780197 gene encoding uncharacterized protein LOC111780197 produces MAAHSLTRNLRSSDLHMQSLRPSQPPLFDRSFRGNRCTRFGLKACGQSPKDNCSSSSLGINAKGPTLVRRPLVLNNVEVDLVDGIDRRYSTTVHGETQWGNPLTFHDLSSRDKLVVAVDIDEVLGNFVSALNKFVADRYSSNHSVSEYHVYEFFRIWNCSRDEANIRVHEFFKTPYFQSGIWPIPGAQSTLLKLSTFCHLSVVTSRQNAIKEHTLKWIDRHYPGLFQEIHFGNHFALDGESRSKAEICKSLGASVLIDDNPRYAIECAEAGIRVLLFDYENSYPWCKTGYEDLPALVTKVHNWEDVEQQLTSWVRCS; encoded by the exons ATGGCTGCTCATTCCTTGACGCGGAATCTTCGATCGTCGGATCTTCATATGCAATCCCTCCGTCCTTCTCAGCCACCGCTGTTCGATCGAAGCTTTCGAGGAAACAGATGCACTCGATTTGGTCTCAAAGCTTGCGGTCAATCCCCCAAAGATAATTGCAGTAGCAGCTCGTTAGGGATCAATGCTAAGGGCCCGACACTTGTTCGTCGTCCACTGGTGCTTAACAACGTCGAGGTTGATTTAGTAGATGGAATTGATCGCAGATATTCTACCACTGTTCATGGGGAGACCCAATGGGGAAATCCTTTAACGTTCCATGACCTCTCTTCCAGGGACAAACTTGTTGTTGCTGTTGACATCGATGAGg TTTTGGGAAACTTTGTCTCAGCTCTTAACAAGTTCGTTGCTGATCGTTATTCTTCTAATCATTCGGTTTCGGAGTATCACGTCTATGAATTCTTCAGG ATATGGAATTGCTCTCGTGATGAAG CTAATATTCGAGTTCACGAGTTCTTCAAGACACCATATTTCCAGTCTGGAATCTGGCCTATTCCCGGTGCACAGAGTACGCTTCTCAAGTTATCGACATTCTGTCATCTTTCAGTCGTAAC GTCTCGGCAAAACGCAATCAAAGAGCACACGCTTAAGTGGATCGATAGGCACTATCCGGGACTGTTTCAGGAGATTCACTTCGGAAACCACTTTGCTCTGGATGGAGAGTCGAGATCAAAGGCGGAAATATGCAA GTCTTTGGGAGCAAGCGTGCTAATTGACGATAACCCAAGATACGCAATCGAATGCGCTGAAGCGGGGATTCGAGTTCTACTTTTCGACTACGAGAACTCATATCCATGGTGCAAGACTGGGTATGAGGATCTGCCTGCCTTGGTCACCAAAGTTCACAACTGGGAGGACGTGGAGCAGCAGTTAACCTCATGGGTTCGTTGTTCTTAG